TAATATCAAGAACGGTACGAAATTGAATCTAGGCGAGTATTTATTAAAAAAGCTAAATCTTAATTAAGGAATCTATTATGGAAAATAAAGAATTATTTATGGGACGTTTAGGAGTCAATCCAGAGCTTAAATATACACCAAGTCAAAAAGCTGTTTGCGAATTGTCAGTCGCAGTTAAGCACCGTGAAGGTCACACTCTTTGGAAGAAAGTTGTTGTTTGGGGAAGGCAAGCAGAGCTATGCCCTCTATATTTGAAAAAGGGGTATCAGGTATTTGTAGACGGTGTTAGAGAAGTTCGGGAGTACACAAATAAGAAAGGTGAGGTTCGACAGTATGAGGAAATTGTCGCTCGTTTAGTTGGTTTTCCAAATATTTAAGGAGGGTAGATGGGTGATAATAATAAATATAATACAACAGACAAAATGTGTACTAAGCGGTATAGTAGTCCTGACAAGAGTTCTAGTAAGAACTCTTCGATGCTCTTTGACAATAGAATATGGGTGGACTCGAAGGAGGCAGCTGATTACCTAAGAATCTCTTACGGAGCTTTAAGAAATGCTGTTTATAGAAAACAGATCATTGCTAGAAAGTTTAGAAGGAGACTCTACTTCAAGGTGAGTGAGCTTAATCGTCTGTTGGAAAATTCGATCGTTTAGATAGGAGGTTCCAATGTCGATCAAAGAATACCAAGAAGACGGTAAAACTTTATTTTCAGTTTATGTGCACGTTAAAAGTAATGTTGATCCTTTAATAAGGGTACAGCGTAGAAAACGTAATCTTAAAACTTATAAAGAAGCTGTTAAGGAAGAGACGAGAATAATTAAAGAGGCCTTGAAAGAACTTGGATCTCGTGAAGAGAAAGGTGGTACTTGGGAGCGAGTAATCGAACTCTGGTATTATGATCAGATTCATAATGACTTTGAAGGACGTTATACTAACAAATTTACTATTGACGACTATTATAGAATGCTTCGTCGATACACAAAATGTTGGTTAAAAAAACGACCAAGTGAAATCACTCGCGGTGATGCACGTAAGG
The window above is part of the Halobacteriovorax sp. HLS genome. Proteins encoded here:
- a CDS encoding single-stranded DNA-binding protein; translation: MENKELFMGRLGVNPELKYTPSQKAVCELSVAVKHREGHTLWKKVVVWGRQAELCPLYLKKGYQVFVDGVREVREYTNKKGEVRQYEEIVARLVGFPNI
- a CDS encoding helix-turn-helix domain-containing protein; the encoded protein is MGDNNKYNTTDKMCTKRYSSPDKSSSKNSSMLFDNRIWVDSKEAADYLRISYGALRNAVYRKQIIARKFRRRLYFKVSELNRLLENSIV